ctctaaaaaaatcataccATGCGGCACACGTGGTGAATACTTTGGCACAGAAAGAGAAATATGTATTTTCCAATCTTTGATTGGCATAAAAGTGTAGGGCTGGTCCTTAATTTTTATCTAGACAACCCCCCATTCAAAAAGTCAAAACAAATTTGGATATTCGTCCTGTTCGAAGTGGTTTTGCGGCAAATTTTGATGTATGCTGTTAAAACAGACCTGACGTGTGTTCTTGATTGCTGTTGGCAACAAGTGTGTGTACAACTCTGTGACCTTGTGTGAACTTGGGTTGTTCCGTTATCTCGATAATGGAACCCGATCAATAGATCgtatggagaaaaaaaaagtaaggcGCAATTTTATCCCTCAATTTGCATCGTCAAGCCGTCACCTTGCCACCCTCAAACATAACTCTAACCCTAAGTGTCCAACAAACCATGACACTGACTTTGTCGGTCTATATGGCAAAGTAAGTGGCAAGACCATCCTAGGTTGGCCAGAATACCCGCTTCAACCGAGAGGAataaccaaaaaaaattctctatTCAATAGCTTTCTCTTATAGAAATATGAGTATTGACTGCCAACCTCGTCGAGATAATCGGACCGAAGCATAAGAAATTGACCGCCGAGCTTATCAGCGTCAATGGTCCGCCCAATTAGGGTAAAATAACAAACCATGTCTACGGGGCATTTGACTTGATGCCCTTCATCTAGATACATGGCACGATTTTAACCATCCATGATGGCCTCGTGATGCCTCTTTTGCACAATTGCCAGAAATGGATAGCCACTTTTGAGTCATATGTCCATAGGTCGTGGACATATGTTGTCTGACAACCTCTTGACTCATGGTAAAAGGTCTAGGGGACCACTCCCATGAATAAGCGAATAAAATTGCAATCATGTGACCTTTGAAAAAAGAATGGAACTAGAGAACCGCTAAATGTAGTGGGCTGTTGGGGTGTGTATGGTTAAGAAAATACAACCAATGATGACCCTGTCAAAAAGTTGGCTAGCCCATGACATGTGACCGTTATTTGGATTGGCATTGAAATTTTGACTCGCACGCAACATCTCGTGTCCGATGGTTTTGCCAAAACATGGCCGGACGGAAGAAAAGTTCACTAGTAAATTGATAGCCTAACTCAACTGCTCTTTGCATGATGGGACCaaatgtattttctttttgtttattAAAGAAAGACATGATTATGTTTCATGCAAATATGTGTATGTCGCTCGTGTACATAACAAATAACATACGGGCTTGCAGCATATCAAAACAACACATTCGAGAAAAACACCTCTTGATGTGATGGTGGGTTcaaatccacttatactttaGGTGTTTCCCTTACGGTCTTTTACCttaaaacaacaacacataCAAATACACTATCCTCTCATTTGCCACGCATTTGCCAATGCCAATTACGAGTTTACGACTCGCAAGAGCTGGGTTGCGATTTCAGATCCATCCTCGTCGTCTTCTCAAAGTCGCTTAGTAAAAATAGAGTCGTGTGAATAATAGTCGCACATTTCTTTACCTCACTTGGAATGTTCGGTGTGCATGGTAACAAAAATACGCCacaatattactcgtactaaAATCTTTACAAACCGGCTGGCATGTTGGGCCCACGATGTAATGATATTTCCAATCTCTTCTGAAATTCCCAAAAGCCAAAGGCCAAACCTCTGTCCTAGATTGTTCCCcatcaaaaccctaaaatcgTAATCCAGTCTCCAGGTTTTCCACGTCTTCGATGGGGCTCTTCTCGTGGTGGCGGGGGCCCCGCCGCGGCTCACCGGAGCCGTCGAACCAGCAGCCGGCGAAGGGagaaggcggcgcggcgacccaggtagccgccgccggcacccaCGGGGCGATGGAggtgcggcggcagcggcaggtgGACGCGACGGTCTTCGAGTTCGGGTCGGCGGCCGagtccggcgccgccgtgacTCTCGCGGGTTACTGCCCCGTCTCCGACGAGCTCGAGCCGTGCCGCTGGGAGCTagtgccggcggccggcgagggcgCGCCGCAATTCCGCATCGTGTTCTGAGCACGAGGAGCGAGCACCCCTATGTTGCGGCACGTGCCGTCTTGGTATCTTGGGCTGTACCAGGTTCCATAGGTATAAAAGGTGTGATCTTCGGTTGTATACTGGTACTAGCATTTCTTGAAATAAAACTTGAGATATTGATGGGTTTGTTAATAACATCCTTGTGGATCTTAATTCGCCATGGTATGCTTATCCGCTATGGTATGCTAATCCGCTAATGGTTGCGATGATGAGTTACTTCTGATGAATAAATTAGCCAATTTATGCAGAGAAGCATAGGAATTTCAAATGAGTGAACTTTTGGCTTCAGGATGTATTAAGTGCTAACAACCACTGAAATTGTTTAACACCCACTGAAATTATTATTGTGATAATAACCAAGATGCAAACCCAAACTTACAGGGCATAGGGGAGGTTGCAACTTCATAATGTTATGGAATTCTGCTCATTGGAAGATGTCAGAGTATATGTGGTTTTGTATTATTACATAAGGCATGAGTTTCTGTATTTGTGAGATAGTTGCCTTCGTTAAGTGTTTAGGAGAGACCAAAAGTTATCATCTTATCGAGCAGTGAACCTATACTTTAATTGCTTCTGTGACCAATGGGGATGATAAGCATGTGACCACGAGTGTCGATGAAATAGTTCCCTTATCGATCTATGCATATGCAGCCTATATGTTCTGCACCACCTTTTTGGTGCTGTACTTACCTGGGTTAAGACTTTTAATTAATAGCACATCTGTAAAGATCTAAAATCCTTATGTGATTCGTGTCAATTGGAAGAGTTGTTGGCTAGTGCTAAAATATTTTTACTCATGGACTTGATTCTGGCTTATCAGTGATCCATCTTTCCATGCCTTTTGATTTCAGAATGTTAGGCTTTTGAGCCCATTTTAGTTGGTCAGGGTGACTCTGAAACAACTGTCTGATCATAATTCTCCGCTATGGTTTGCTTTATTAATGTTGAATGGAATAGCTTCATGCCCTTAACTTCTGAAAATTTATCCCTGAACTAGCTTGCAATTTGTGATCTTATAACTTATATCCCTGAACCAGCTCACAATTTATGTTGTTATTATATCATTATTAAGATAGTACTAGAGTCAGTGAGTCAAACCAGTGTTGATGTATTAGTAGTAGTGCAGTAAGCTGCTTCCAATATGACAAGGGACCTGGTAAATTGTGACGAATTCctcttgtaagttgtaacttTGGTTGGCCAGGACAGGAGACACCAAGTTTCTACACTGATAAGAAACAGTCAAGAAGATAGTTGTTAGCAGATAATGTTGCTACAACTGTTGACCGTCTCTGAAGACTACCGGCATGTATGTCCATAAGATGCACAGTAACTTCAGATTGATTACCAAATTGTAACCTCAAATCATTTAGCAGCCAAGAAAAGATAGTACATTTGTATGTATCAGATGCCTGTCACTTTACCTTCACAAGAAGCACTGCCTGGAGTGCCAGCTTGAACATGTGCTCTTGCTGAAATCTTGATATCTTTTTATTTGAACTGAGAGGTGAAACACAATCAGCATGctcaaaatattacaaaatTTGTGTTCCTGATCCAGGAGCAGCTTGGCGGCTCATCATAACTTCGTTAACTAGTGTTGGAGAAGATCTGTAGCTTGTGAGCTGTAAGAATCAACATGTATATGTGATCTGAAAACTTCGGTGCATTATCACTTATGATCATGTTGTATTGTGTCATTTTGTTGTGGATCTCCCCCTTTTGTTTGGGTCGTAATATTTTTACAGTATGTTCTTGGCAGTATGCCATCTAATTGAACT
The Brachypodium distachyon strain Bd21 chromosome 2, Brachypodium_distachyon_v3.0, whole genome shotgun sequence genome window above contains:
- the LOC100824986 gene encoding uncharacterized protein LOC100824986, with product MGLFSWWRGPRRGSPEPSNQQPAKGEGGAATQVAAAGTHGAMEVRRQRQVDATVFEFGSAAESGAAVTLAGYCPVSDELEPCRWELVPAAGEGAPQFRIVF